In the genome of Mugil cephalus isolate CIBA_MC_2020 chromosome 21, CIBA_Mcephalus_1.1, whole genome shotgun sequence, one region contains:
- the LOC124999095 gene encoding phospholipase B1, membrane-associated-like, with protein sequence MEWLCIAVATCVLASCSVKGNDWWWEYEEGIRHYSKEALNKEFPEKTRPVSFKHPAFQCPDMSPSPSVPSSVEFVKAADIKVIAALGDSLTTGIGANATTVLGIPIEFRHVSWSIGGYGTFQDVITLANIIKLFNPAVLGAAPGKTIHGMQAHISETGFNLAVTGHNTFNLPSQTRHLIDTLRGYEGLNFEEDWKLLTILMGMNDICDYCKDKALFSVDNFIHYMSVSLEMLFNEVPRMIVNVVQILPMETLREVQKPTPGCLLQRSFCSCLIEPEARSPELRELVEVNLEFQKRLEELLSGNRFFKGDFAVVLQPFLKHADPPRLSNGRIDMTFFTHDCFHFTIKGHEELAKGLWNNMFQPEGGKLMVSSFSDPISLICPPMEHPYIFTRPSGARSGQPALRPDAPSLAAILLLLSLLTASSHLGFV encoded by the exons ATGGAGTGGCTTTGCATCGCCGTGGCAACATGTGTGCTCGCGTCCTGCTCTGTCAAAG GCAACGACTGGTGGTGGGAGTATGAAGAGGGGATACGACACTACAGCAAGGAGGCCCTCAACAAG GAGTTTCCAGAGAAAACCCGACCGGTGAGCTTCAAGCATCCCGCGTTCCAGTGTCCTGACATGAGCCCTTCACCGTCCGTCCCCTCCTCAG TTGAATTTGTGAAGGCGGCCGATATCAAAGTGATCGCTGCCTTGGGGGACTCTCTGACA ACGGGCATAGGAGCTAACGCCACCACTGTCCTTGGGATTCCTATTGAGTTCCGCCACGTGTCATGGAG TATTGGCGGCTATGGGACATTTCAAGATGTCATCACTTTGGCAA ACATTATCAAGCTGTTCAACCCCGCTGTGCTCGGTGCCGCTCCTGGAAAGACAATCCACGGGATGCAGGCTCACATCAGCGAAACAGGCTTCAACCTGGCCGTGACGGGACACAACACCTT CAACCTCCCCAGCCAGACGAGACATTTGATCGACACACTGAGGGGTTATGAG GGTCTGAACTTTGAGGAGGACTGGAAGCTTTTGACCATCCTCATGGGCATGAATGACATCTGTGATTACTGCAAGGATAAG GCTCTTTTCTCAGTGGATAACTTCATCCACTACATGTCGGTCTCACTGGAGATGCTCTTCAATGAG GTTCCCCGCATGATCGTCAACGTGGTGCAGATCCTGCCCATGGAGACTCTGAGGGAGGTGCAGAAGCCCACGCCGGGGTGCCTGCTCCAGAG ATCTTTCTGCTCGTGCCTGATAGAGCCAGAAGCCAGGTCTCCTGAGCTGCGGGAGCTGGTGGAGGTCAATCTGGAGTTCCAG AAAAGGCTCGAGGAGCTGCTGTCCGGCAACCGCTTCTTCAAGGGCGACTTCGCCGTTGTTCTCCAGCCCTTCCTGAAACACGCCGACCCTCCCCGCCTCTCG AACGGGAGGATTGATATGACCTTCTTCACTCACGACTGCTTCCACTTCACCATAAAGGGACACGAGGAGCTGGCCAAGGGACTCTGGAACAACATG TTCCAGCCAGAGGGAGGAAAGTTGATGGTGAGCAGCTTCTCCGACCCCATCAGTCTCATCTGTCCACCTATG GAGCACCCGTACATCTTCACCCGGCCGAGCGGAGCCAGGTCCGGCCAGCCCGCCCTTCGGCCTGACGCCCCTTCACTTGCAGCCATCCTCCTTCTGCTCTCGCTCCTTACGGCGTCATCACACCTCGGATTCGTGTAG
- the ccn2a gene encoding CCN family member 2a — protein MSAGMKKTIVLPLLCIMLSYMAAGQECSGQCSCPATPPQCPPGDSLVLDGCNCCRVCAKQMGELCTEKDVCDPHKGLYCDFGAPNNRRIGVCTAREGATCVFNGMVYKSGETFQSSCKYQCTCLDGAVGCVPLCSMDIRLPSPDCPMPRRVKVPGKCCEEWVCGYPERNSFVGSALAAYREEETYGPDPSLMRENCLVQTTEWSACSKTCGLGISTRVTNDNRECRLEKQTRLCMVRPCESQLEQSIRKGKKCIRTPRLSKPMKFEISGCTTTKSYRPKFCGVCLDGRCCTPHRTTTLPMEFKCPDGQFMKKHMMFIKSCACHHNCPGENDIFESMYYKKMMGDMA, from the exons atgtCTGCTGGAATGAAGAAAACGATTGTGCTGCCTCTGCTGTGCATCATGCTCTCTTACATG GCTGCTGGCCAGGAGTGCAGTGGCCAGTGTTCGTGCCCTGCCACCCCTCCTCAGTGCCCACCAGGAGATAGCCTGGTGCTGGACGGCTGTAACTGCTGCAGGGTCTGTGCCAAACAGATGGGAGAGCTCTGCACTGAGAAGGATGTCTGTGACCCACACAAAGGCCTGTACTGTGACTTCGGAGCCCCCAACAACAGACGCATAGGAGTGTGCACAG CTCGAGAGGGAGCCACCTGTGTGTTTAACGGCATGGTGTACAAGAGCGGGGAGACCTTCCAGAGCAGCTGCAAGTACCAGTGTACCTGTCTGGACGGAGCCGTGGGCTGCGTGCCCCTTTGCTCCATGGACATCCGGCTGCCCAGCCCAGACTGCCCCATGCCGAGACGCGTCAAGGTGCCAGGAAAGTGCTGCGAGGAGTGGGTGTGTGGATATCCAGAAAGAAACAGCTTCGTGGGCTCCGCTTTGGCCG CatacagagaggaggagacctATGGCCCAGATCCTTCTTTGATGAGGGAGAACTGCCTGGTTCAGACTACTGAATGGAGCGCCTGCTCTAAGACCTGCGGCCTTGGGATTTCCACCAGGGTCACCAACGATAACCGCGAATGCCGCCTAGAGAAACAGACCCGGTTGTGCATGGTGCGACCATGTGAGTCCCAGCTGGAGCAAAGCATCAGG AAAGGGAAAAAGTGCATCCGCACTCCCAGACTGTCCAAGCCCATGAAGTTTGAGATCTCCGGCTGCACCACCACCAAGTCCTACAGGCCCAAGTTCTGCGGCGTCTGCCTGGATGGCCGCTGCTGCACCCCCCACAGGACCACCACCCTGCCCATGGAGTTCAAATGCCCCGATGGACAATTCATGAAGAAGCACATGATGTTCATCAAGTCCTGCGCCTGCCACCACAACTGCCCCGGGGAGAACGACATCTTTGAGTCCATGTATTACAAGAAGATGATGGGAGACATGGCATGA
- the chga gene encoding chromogranin-A, protein MIGKGLFLLTILSNCVQSLPVTSSQLENDDVKVMKCIVEALADVLSRPRPVPVSQECLVTLKTDDRLVTILRHHNFLKELQQIAVQGDEERAEPQGDAGTPTPTMTTLQTTDGVADRSMLEALGGPGERSILSQKKRAGNGGEKEEKDESIGDSEDEGMQVKRENDENPGSHVSAPVDEWRAGKAEKRQEEEKEYDEKRANSQENSEEEHETKGDESEENRPRKKLKAKRFDDEDEEEKAKRHDDSSHQHGGNEEEEGEMKRGSRPKHWAERTKSVPLKKKAAVKEQEQDVPHHSKEVAEEEEGEEKKEKRGRSPEERELQMIARRTPEDRRGLEEEGSASRKSEEPEIESLAAIESELENVAQKLHEMRRG, encoded by the exons ATGATCGGGAAAGGACTGTTCCTTCTGACAATACTGTCCAACTGCg TTCAGTCATTGCCGGTGACTTCAAGTCAGCTGGAGAATGACGACGTGAAG GTCATGAAATGCATCGTGGAGGCGTTGGCGGATGTGCTCTCAAGGCCACGCCCCGTGCCCGTCAGTCAGGAGTGTTTGGTCACGCTGAAAACAG atgacaGGCTTGTTACTATTCTTCGTCACCACAACTTTctgaaggagctgcagcagatcgCAGTGCAAG gTGATGAAGAGAGAGCGGAGCCGCAGGGAGACGCTGGTACACCCACCCCAACCATGACTACTCTACAGACTACAGACGGTGTTGCTG ATCGATCCATGCTAGAGGCCCTGGGAGGCCCCGGAGAAAGATCCATCTTgtcgcagaagaagagagcGGGAAACGGgggtgaaaaagaagaaaaggacgaGAGCATCGGGGACAGTGAAGACGAGGGGATGCAAGTGAAGAGGGAAAATGATGAGAACCCGGGAAGTCACGTCTCGGCGCCTGTGGATGAGTGGAGGGCGGGCAAGGCTGAAAagaggcaggaagaggaaaaggagtaTGATGAGAAGAGAGCAAACTCGCAGGAGAATTCGGAGGAGGAGCACGAGACTAAGG GTGACGAGTCTGAAGAAAATAGacccagaaagaaattaaaagcgAAGAGGTTTGACgacgaagacgaggaggagaaggctAAGAGGCACGACGACTCATCTCACCAACACGGGGGcaacgaggaagaggagggggagatgaagagagggagcAGGCCGAAGCACTGGGCCGAGAGGACCAAGTCTGTGCCGCTGAAGAAGAAAGCAGCCGTaaaggagcaggagcaggacgTGCCTCATCATTCGAAAGAGGtcgcagaggaagaggagggggaagagaagaaggagaaaagaggcAGGAGTCCAGAGGAGAGGGAGCTGCAGATGATTGCTCGAAGGACGCCAGAGGACAGGAGAGGGTTGGAGGAAGAGGGAAGCGCCAGCAGGAAGTCAGAG GAACCTGAGATTGAAAGTCTCGCAGCCATCGAGTCGGAGCTCGAAAACGTTGCCCAGAAACTCCACGAGATGCGAcgaggctga